The Sphingopyxis sp. TUF1 genome segment ATCATCTGGGTCGTGCTGACTGCGGTGCTGGTCATCTTTGCGATGGCCAACTGGCAGGTCGTCACCGTCACCATCTGGCCGGGGTGGGAGGCGGAGACCAAGCTGCCCGTCGTCATCCTCGCCGCTTTCCTGATCGGCAGCGTCCCGATGTGGATCGCGCTGCGCACGACGCGCTGGTCGCTGAAGCGCCGCCTCGATGCCAGCGAGCGTCAGGCCGCCGATCTACGCGCCCTCGCGCATCGCCCGGTCGAACCGGCGCCCACGGCCACGGCGCCGGTCAACGACATTCCGCCTGCCCCGACGGACCTTTTTTCACCGGACAAGCCATGACCTCGCCCATCTATCTTGCCATCGACACCCCGCACCTCGACGCCGCGCTG includes the following:
- a CDS encoding LapA family protein, with protein sequence MGILRTIIWVVLTAVLVIFAMANWQVVTVTIWPGWEAETKLPVVILAAFLIGSVPMWIALRTTRWSLKRRLDASERQAADLRALAHRPVEPAPTATAPVNDIPPAPTDLFSPDKP